The Pyrenophora tritici-repentis strain M4 chromosome 3, whole genome shotgun sequence genome has a window encoding:
- a CDS encoding DUF605 multi-domain protein, translating into MGSGIPPNKRQRLSPNPPSPAPYQSPFAIPNAPTYPPSPYTTSPQTPGYNSLPTSPAAMHPPPFHQPQPYQHPNAPQPAPQSSMPPPKLPYSKTGDSSELEKANARDLDVNNISDVLTGSGIDLRAEEDNLLHNYRSFNSQATGSTASANNSFNNWGQQSGHGAYQGTGALSQEMTEEQQQAEFIRKHEQAARILNESAQQPLNDPFLSASVLRHRIAKRGYDHGISINVDGLFDKIPDKGQQEIKRTTRAGSDGEQIIGLEAASLLNQNAPLVEILTLISLAAEERVRTVVEDAFALCQGRQNTSHGLIPPQLVDIAVVERDAQEKMAPPVNILKTPWEAPDSAVSPTTTASKGLPNAARLPTPPSEAPPTPQRTYQNPNRVVTALVKRVNDDYKWEQERLRKRTQRQAGASATPADTPAIPIPLPEPRKFGEAIERTDTGAGIQLRDLIHVLDNDGREKKTLHVLLARMKNTDKDSRPDASSKQKSHSPAVGVPGRV; encoded by the exons ATGGGAAGCGGCATCCCTCCGAACAAGCGGCAGCGACTGTCGCCCAACCCGCCATCGCCCGCGCCTTACCAATCCCCATTTGCGATTCCTAACGCGCCGACCTACCCTCCTTCACCATATACCACATCTCCCCAGACGCCCGGCTATAATTCCCTACCGACCTCACCTGCCGCTATGCACCCCCCGCCGTTCCACCAGCCGCAGCCTTACCAGCATCCCAATGCACCACAACCGGCGCCGCAGAGCTCTATGCCCCCACCCAAGCTCCCGTATAGCAAGACTGGAGACAGCTCCGAATTAGAAAAGGCGAATGCGCGCGACCTGGACGTTAACAACATCAGCGATGTACTTACTGGATCCGGAATTGATTTACGCGCCGAGGAGGACAACTTGCTGCACAACTACAGGAGCTTCAACTCGCAGGCCACAGGATCTACAGCGTCTGCGAATAACAGTTTTAACAATTGGGGTCAGCAATCTGGCCATGGCGCATACCAAGGAACGGGCGCGCTCAGTCAGGAGATGACGGAAGAGCAGCAACAGGCAGAGTTCATCAGGAAGCATGAACAAGCGGCTCGTATTCTGAACGAGTCGGCACAGCAACCTCTAAACGACCCTTTCTTGTCTGCAAGTGTGCTCAGACATAGGATTGCGAAGCGCGGGTACGACCACGGCATTTCCATCAATGTGGATGGCTTGTTCGATAAGATACCGGACAAGGGCCAGCAGGAGATTAAGCGCACCACTCGAGCCGGCTCAGACGGCGAGCAGATTATCGGATTGGAGGCAGCAAGCTTACTTAACCAGAATGCTCCGCTCGTGGAGATCCTTACCTTAATATCGCTAGCTGCTGAAGAGCGCGTGCGGACCGTTGTGGAGGACGCGTTTGCTCTATGTCAAGGCCGGCAGAACACTTCACATGGCCTCATCCCACCTCAACTGGTCGATATCGCAGTTGTAGAGCGGGATGCTCAAGAGAAGATGGCTCCGCCCGTCAACATCTTGAAGACACCGTGGGAAGCGCCCGACAGTGCTGTCAGCCCCACGACTACAGCAAGCAAGG GTCTCCCAAATGCAGCACGCCTACCAACACCCCCAAGCGAAGCGCCCCCCACACCACAAAGGACGTACCAGAACCCCAACCGCGTCGTCACAGCCCTCGTAAAGCGTGTAAACGACGACTACAAGTGGGAGCAAGAGCGCCTCCGCAAACGCACCCAACGCCAAGCAGGCGCATCAGCAACACCAGCAGATACCCCCGCCATACCGATACCCCTCCCCGAACCC CGCAAATTCGGCGAGGCCATTGAACGGACTGACACGGGCGCTGGTATCCAACTCCGCGACCTCATTCACGTGCTGGACAACGACGGCAGGGAAAAGAAGACTCTGCATGTTCTTTTGGCTAGAATGAAGAATACAGATAAAGATTCTAGACCAGATGCGTCCAGCAAGCAAAAGTCGCATTCTCCTGCTGTTGGGGTTCCGGGTCGTGTTTGA